The Carassius auratus strain Wakin unplaced genomic scaffold, ASM336829v1 scaf_tig00214061, whole genome shotgun sequence region TAATGTCACCAGCCAAGCCTATTGGCAAGATAAAAGACTACTTTTATCGTGTTGAATTCCAACAACGTGGTTCTCCTCATGTTCACTGTCTGTTTTGGGTGGAAAATGCTCCGAAGCTCAATGATCATGATGCAGACAATGATGCTCTGGTTGCTGACTTTATTGACACGTACATCACTTGTGAGACACCACCAGAAAATGACACTGTACTTTACGAGACAGTGAACAGTGTTCAGAAGCACAGTACAAGACATTCAAAAACATGTCGtaagaaaaatacagtttgtagatttaattttccaagaCCGCCATCTAGTCGGACCTTCATTACAAGAGAAACCAATGCAGATGAGTTAAAAGGCAAGGGTGAAGATACAACAGCAAGTGCAATCATAAAGAAAGTGAAAACCGCTTTAAATTCAGATGTGAATTTTGATTCGGTTGATGCCTTTTTTTCATCTATTGGGATTAATCAAACTATGTTTGAAAAAGCATACAACGAATGTTCCAAAAAGAAAAGTATTGTCTTAAAAAGAAATCCAAAAGATGTTTGGGTAAATCAGTATAACAGAGATTTAATGCGTGCTTGGCAAGGCAATATGGATATTCAGTATGTTACAGATGCTTTTTCTGTAGTGGTCTACATACTAAGTTACATTACAAAAGCAGAACAAGAAATGGGACTCCTGCTTCAACGTGCGCAGAATGAAGCGATGAATGGAAATCTTGAAGTTAAAGAATCATTAAAACAGTTGGGAAGTATCTATCTTCACAACAGAGAAATTTCAGCTCAAGAGGCAGTGTACAGGCTGACAGGCATGCATTTGAAGGAATGTTCCCGTAAAGTACAATTTATTCCAATAGGACAAAACCCTGTAAAGATGAGTTTGCCTTTGCATATACTccaaaacaaaatggaaaatgaCCAGTCTGATGATGAAAGTTATTTGTGGATGACAAGCGTCACTGAAAGGTACAAGAACAGACCAGAGAAAGAACCTCTGGAAAATCTATGTCTTGCCAGTTTTTGTTCGGAGTACAGAGTTCTGACAAAATCAGAggtttcctcacaaaaaaaaaacagcagaaaatcaaataattaaactcAATAACAATAACGGTCATGTAAAACGGAGGACACGGACTGAACCTGCAGTAGTGAGGTATCCAAGATTTTCTCCCACGAAAGATCCAGaaaaatattatcattcattattgCAGCTTTTCTTTCCACATTATGATGACTCTGATCTGAAGCCTAGCAAGTATGACACATATGAGGAGTTTTACAACAGCGGTGTCATAAAAATGGGTTCTGAAGTGAAACAAGTCAAATTGATTGTTGACGGCAACAGAGCATTGTTTGAAAAGGAAAGTGACAAAATAGACAGAGCTAAACAGCTTTTGGAACAGGATATTGATTTGGAAGATGCTTGGGCCCAGATTTGTCCTGAAATCGAAAAACAGCGTGATGAATGCATCGAACTGATGAAGGATAAACTGTTGCTTGATGAAGATGACAGTCAAGAACTTATTCCAGATCTTACAGCAAACCCTCAAACTGTGTGTACCATTGAAACAAACCACACTACAATGCCTAGAGAGGAGGCACTGCATTTACTAAGGTCATTAAACGAAGAACAATCTGCTGTGTTCTACAAAGTACGGAAATGGTGTTTACAGAAATTACTAGGACAAAACCCAGAACCATTTCGATTATTTCTTACTGGTGGAGCAGGTACAGGAAAAAGTCATCTAATTAAAGCAATACAATATGAATCTTGCAGACTATTATCTCAACTTTCTGAGAATCCTGATGACATTACTGTACTTTTGACAGCTTCAACTGGAGTTGCTAGCTTTAACATTGGAGGGGGAACTATACATAATAAACTTTCAATTGGTGCAAATGTCCGACTGCCATATCAGCCTCTCAGCGATGACAAAATAAACTCGTTGCGTACAAAATTGGGTACTTTGCAAATGTTGATTATTGATGAAGTGTCCATGGTTGACCATCGTCTTTTGTCATACATTCATGGAAGGCTGcgacaaataaaacaaactggtGACTACTCTCTCTTTGGGAAAGTCAGTATTCTTTGTGTTGGGGATTTCTATCAACTTCCTCCCGTAAAAGGAACCGCTCTCTATGCTGATACAAAGGGAGTGAACCTATGGGAAAATAACTTTGAACTTGCTGAATTAACTAAAGTTGTTCGACAACAAGATTCAAGTTTTGCTGAAATGTTAAATCGGCTCAGAGTACGTAAGAAAAATGAATGTCTTACCACCAATGACATTGGTATGTTGAAAAAATGTGAATCAGGAGAGAAGTGTAATGATATTCCCATATTTGCTACAAACGCTGAAGTTGATAAATATAACATTGAAAGGCTACATGAATGTTGCCCAGAGGCAATTAGTATAAACGCTCAAGATTACGTCAAAAACTCAAAAACTGGACGAATGGAGCGTAAAGTTGGATTTCATGCAAAAGTTTTCAACTCATCTTTGTCTAAATGTGTTTCCCTGGGTATTGGAGCAAGagttatgctgaaaaaaaatattgaggttGCTGATGGTCTTGTCAATGGAGCGTTTGGCACAGTTGTCCacataagtgaaagtgaaaacaaTGATAATGATTTCCCATCAGCTATACACGTGGAGTTTGATGATCCAAATGTCGGTAAAATTCAGAGATCTAAAACACGCCATAGATTTTCCCAAAATTCAACAGTAATTGAAGTACAAGAAGATCAAGTCACAAATGATGGTGGTATAAGGCGTCAGTTTCCTCTCAGATTGGCATGGGCATGCACAGTTCATAAAGTGCAAGGACTCACAGTAGACAGAGCTGTTGTATCACTTAAGAAAATCTTTACAGCAGGGCAAGCATATGTTGCATTGAGCAGAGTAAGATCTCTCAGTGGATTAATAATTGAGGACTTTAAAGAGTCTGCCATATTTTGTAATGATAAAATTGAGTTGGCTATGAAAGATATGCCAAAATTGTCTATGGAAAATGACAGTTTCACTGAATCACTTGGTAGATTCAAATTAGCATTGCTTAATGTACAAAGTCTGAAAGCTCATTTTCAGGATGTTCTtgcacatacagttttaatgGATGCTGATTGtatttgtttgacagaaacctggctaaatgCTGATGA contains the following coding sequences:
- the LOC113091073 gene encoding LOW QUALITY PROTEIN: uncharacterized protein LOC113091073 (The sequence of the model RefSeq protein was modified relative to this genomic sequence to represent the inferred CDS: deleted 1 base in 1 codon), with translation MESKCIGRCGKRTRKDKVASLTHVSSTSSEHTCNIEVDDQSTSRNLRKRKLNDTEEYSKSKRERQRYHSDSNFRQKKIENIRTKYCEDSDYRQKKIEDIRTKYCEDSDYRQKKIENIRTKYCEDSDYRQKKIEDIRTKYCEDSDYRQKKIEDIRTKYCEDSDYRQKKIENIRTKYCEDSDYRQKKIENIRTKYCEDSDYRQKKIEDIRTKYCEDSDYRQKKIEDIRTKYCEDSDYRQKKIEDIRTKYCEDSDYRQKKIEDIRTKYCEDSDYRQKKIENIRTKYCEDSDYRQKKIEDIRKKYCEDSDFKEKKLENLRDKYKSNINLQQSKRERSKDKYHGNPNFKEGVCEYSKNKYSKNPTFKASVREYSKKKYHDNENFRMSIIQKRAEISAKQKDRQKDIDFTINQFHQEVSTGPEFVCSVCHRLLFRKQVIECKRDCYKIRGQQITDLAERCITEKYLHICNTECENKCQLSGNPFCKLWICYTCHRKILGGKLPEESIANNMHLVDIPKELKGLNSLEEHLIARNIPFMKLLCLPRGKQKGCHGPVVTVPVNTAVVSNILPRNECDDHMIKIKLKRKLTYKGHYEYKYVSTDHVRHALSYLVRHNKWYNDVEFNEQWINSLNADDEVENCDDDFEMEEQDVTDKNEDDKVVQDDPEEDITYIKEQSGLLSDTSLQPVDLGSEIIDQHFHDVLNVAPAEGNSPIRLLSDKSNEAKCFPVLYPIGGPTFHDERPEKITLSRYLNARLLNADGRFAQSTDFIFYAQYLSELDQIVSNVSIALRKGSEKNCLKVTADMLTNSDSLKRILNYDEGYKFLRPVRGTPPYWMSTQKDLFALIRQLGIPTFFASFSSADLRWPEMLNTIIKQEGKQINVDELDWSEKCGLIRRNPVTAARMFDHRWHCFLKDVIMSPAKPIGKIKDYFYRVEFQQRGSPHVHCLFWVENAPKLNDHDADNDALVADFIDTYITCETPPENDTVLYETVNSVQKHSTRHSKTCRKKNTVCRFNFPRPPSSRTFITRETNADELKGKGEDTTASAIIKKVKTALNSDVNFDSVDAFFSSIGINQTMFEKAYNECSKKKSIVLKRNPKDVWVNQYNRDLMRAWQGNMDIQYVTDAFSVVVYILSYITKAEQEMGLLLQRAQNEAMNGNLEVKESLKQLGSIYLHNREISAQEAVYRLTGMHLKECSRKVQFIPIGQNPVKMSLPLHILQNKMENDQSDDESYLWMTSVTERYKNRPEKEPLENLCLASFCSEYRVLTKSEVSSQKKNSENQIIKLNNNNGHVKRRTRTEPAVVRYPRFSPTKDPEKYYHSLLQLFFPHYDDSDLKPSKYDTYEEFYNSGVIKMGSEVKQVKLIVDGNRALFEKESDKIDRAKQLLEQDIDLEDAWAQICPEIEKQRDECIELMKDKLLLDEDDSQELIPDLTANPQTVCTIETNHTTMPREEALHLLRSLNEEQSAVFYKVRKWCLQKLLGQNPEPFRLFLTGGAGTGKSHLIKAIQYESCRLLSQLSENPDDITVLLTASTGVASFNIGGGTIHNKLSIGANVRLPYQPLSDDKINSLRTKLGTLQMLIIDEVSMVDHRLLSYIHGRLRQIKQTGDYSLFGKVSILCVGDFYQLPPVKGTALYADTKGVNLWENNFELAELTKVVRQQDSSFAEMLNRLRVRKKNECLTTNDIGMLKKCESGEKCNDIPIFATNAEVDKYNIERLHECCPEAISINAQDYVKNSKTGRMERKVGFHAKVFNSSLSKCVSLGIGARVMLKKNIEVADGLVNGAFGTVVHISESENNDNDFPSAIHVEFDDPNVGKIQRSKTRHRFSQNSTVIEVQEDQVTNDGGIRRQFPLRLAWACTVHKVQGLTVDRAVVSLKKIFTAGQAYVALSRVRSLSGLIIEDFKESAIFCNDKIELAMKDMPKLSMENDSFTESLGRFKLALLNVQSLKAHFQDVLAHTVLMDADCICLTETWLNADDKAQEPQIPEFVFKHNPRAKCYDN